Proteins encoded in a region of the Drosophila busckii strain San Diego stock center, stock number 13000-0081.31 chromosome 2L, ASM1175060v1, whole genome shotgun sequence genome:
- the LOC108607498 gene encoding uncharacterized protein LOC108607498 has product MQLQYLSGILLITLATLLLPATEAALVHGSYKNEAHPGKCYIDAKTILSPGQTATMPGQCEEIQCHENSEATITSCGVYGPPPGCKLGPPKQPKAKYPDCCEPTFVCA; this is encoded by the exons ATGCAGCTGCAATATCTAAGCGGCATCTTATTGATTACATTggctacgctgctgctgccagccacAGAGGCAGCCTTAGTGCATGGCAGCTACAAGAATGAAGCGCATCCTGGCAAGTGCTACATAGATGCCAAAACCATTTTGAGTCCCGGACAAACTGCCACAATGCCAGGACAATGCGAAGAGATTCAGTGTCATGAGAACAGCGAGGCTACAATAACTTC ttgcgGCGTCTATGGGCCACCACCTGGTTGCAAGCTGGGACCGCCCAAGCAACCCAAGGCCAAGTATCCCGACTGCTGTGAGCCAACATTTGTCTGTGcctaa
- the LOC108607500 gene encoding uncharacterized protein LOC108607500 produces the protein MLAALFVLLLLCTGSCAENSLINLGDIAYPGRCVIDMGASLALLRMGESIKLENLPCTMIFCMGEGYGLLRTCDHKPPPDDCQYADYIYWNEEYPKCCKRRISC, from the exons ATGTTAGCAGCGCTGTTTGTGCTCTTGCTGCTCTGCACTGGCAGCTGCGCTGAGAATTCATTAATAAACCTTGGCGATATAG CTTATCCTGGACGCTGTGTTATTGACATGGGCGCTTCGCTAGCGCTGCTTAGGATGGGCGAGTCTATTAAGCTAGAGAATTTACCCTGCACTATGATATTTTGCATGGGTGAGGGCTACGGACTGTTGCGCAC CTGCGATCACAAACCGCCACCAGATGATTGTCAATATGCTGATTACATTTATTGGAACGAAGAGTATCCCAAGTGCTGCAAGCGTCGCATTAGTTGTTAG
- the LOC108607496 gene encoding uncharacterized protein LOC108607496, producing the protein MTLSNFKLKLLLFCFVAELQAAEWIGAYSDAKHPGKCVMSADVILNVGVSIKDPTHACRQILCGLNGLVKFHSCGKSIAPRGCTLGNYLDSGQPYPQCCERELRCKYKKYEPSSLNL; encoded by the exons ATGACTTTgagcaactttaaattaaagctgctgctcttttgcTTCGTGGCAGAGCTGCAAGCAGCTGAATGGATTGGCGCTTATAGCGATGCAA AGCATCCAGGTAAATGTGTAATGTCAGCTGACGTTATACTAAATGTGGGCGTAAGCATTAAAGATCCAACGCATGCGTGCAGGCAAATTCTTTGTGGCTTAAATGGTTTAGTTAAGTTTCATAG CTGCGGCAAAAGCATCGCACCCCGCGGCTGTACCTTGGGTAATTATTTAGACAGCGGTCAGCCTTATCCACAATGCTGTGAGCGTGAGCTGcgctgcaaatacaaaaagtacGAGCCAAGCAGTCTTAACTTGTAG
- the LOC108607497 gene encoding uncharacterized protein LOC108607497 yields the protein MLTTHLATLIICLLTLPQFDCETYSSNSFAILRHKAHPRKCVLDTAKGQLILRTGETKRVPDKCAEIYCGRYSWALIYDCVDEDLPDECDEWGDYKDLQAEFPNCCKRYMICNNVLS from the exons atgTTGACTACACATTTAGCAACATTGATAATTTGCTTGTTGACGCTGCCGCAATTCGATTGTGAAACATATTCGAGCAATAGTTTTGCCATTTTAAGACATAAAG CACATCCACGCAAATGCGTGCTGGATACAGCTAAAGGACAATTAATTCTACGCACAGGTGAAACGAAGCGTGTGCCAGACAAATGCGCTGAAATCTACTGCGGTCGTTATAGTTGGGCGCTTATCTATGA CTGTGTAGACGAAGATCTGCCAGACGAGTGCGATGAATGGGGAGACTATAAAGATTTGCAGGCGGAGTTTCCCAACTGCTGCAAGCGCTATATGATTTGCAATAATGTATTAAGCTAA